One segment of Podospora pseudopauciseta strain CBS 411.78 chromosome 5 map unlocalized CBS411.78m_5.2, whole genome shotgun sequence DNA contains the following:
- a CDS encoding uncharacterized protein (COG:U; EggNog:ENOG503NUNF) translates to MARISDPAGGQPTEQSPLLSNVPVIIETPPNSEALPISENGCVVKKVGVDEESVRSGEIATGISRTQVARIISVLLIGIFVAHCDGSILLATHSNIASEFNDLGNSTWLITGFAITGAATQTLYGKLSDIYGRKTLVIFAYAIFVFGCFIVGIGQTMGQVILGRVISGAGASGMASLVSILITDLLPIREVAQWRAYVNLVATFGRSIGGPLGGWLVDVIGWRWSFFGQVPIILGAIILVAIYLPSHTEPTSDAVSTSSAEAEIRKSEFSRIDFKGSFIFAFMILALLTPIELGGVKLPWSSPITISLISFSFVLIAVFVAVEKRQEEPILPLEIFHQRDAVISYLILGLQTAAQLGLMFSVPLYFQITSRSSASSAGAHLVPAVAGNAIGGVLSGILIKRSGRYKALIILAVTFSSLSYLLLMLRWHGNTNVWESLYIFPSGFGTGIAQSAVFISLQAVVDPAHAAPSISFMYLSSTIALTMGLSVSNAVMKAALRRTLFNRLAGLGFGAVEIAKVIAETVSDVDYVDRARGVVQKAVVESYVDGLWWSHAVSFFFSASAFVLALFIKQRRLEGTA, encoded by the exons ATGGCACGAATTTCAGACCCAGCAGGTGGCCAACCAACCGAGCAGTCGCCCCTTCTCAGCAATGTGCCAGTTATCATTGAGACGCCGCCAAACTCTGAGGCGCTTCCAATCAGTGAGAATGGGTGTGTTGTGAAAAAGGTCGGCGTGGATGAAGAAAGTGTGCGCAGCGGGGAGATTGCGACTGGCATCTCGAGAACACAGGTGGCTCGCATCATTTCAGTCCTGCTCATCG GCATTTTTGTTGCTCACTGCGACGGCTCCATCCTGCTGGCCACGCACTCCAACATTGCCTCCGAGTTCAACGACTTGGGCAACTCGACATGGCTGATCACCGGTTTTGCCATCACCGGCGCGGCAACGCAGACACTCTACGGAAAGTTGAGTGATATCTACGGCAGAAAGACGCTCGTCATTTTTGCCTATGCCATTTTCGTTTTTGGTTG TTTTATTGT GGGCATCGGCCAGACAATGGGCCAGGTCATTCTTGGCCGAGTCATTTCAGGGGCTGGCGCCTCTGGCATGGCTTCGCTGGTGTCAATCTTGATCACTG ATCTCCTTCCCATCCGAGAGGTCGCTCAATGGCGCGCCTACGTCAATCTAGTGGCTACATTTGGTCGATCTATCGGCGGTCCTCTCGGCGGCTGGCTCGTGGATGTAATCGGATGGCGCTGGTCTTTCTTCGGGCAagtccccatcatcctcggcgccatcatcctcgttgCAATCTATCTGCCGAGCCACACTGAGCCAACCTCGGATGCTGTCTCGACCAGCAGTGCCGAGGCCGAAATCCGCAAATCCGAGTTCAGCCGGATCGACTTCAAGGGGTCCTTCATCTTCGCCTTTATGATCCTCGCCCTACTCACACCCATCGAGCTAGGCGGTGTCAAGCTACCCTGGTCATCTCCCATCACGATTAGTCTCATTAGCTTCAGCTTTGTGCTCATTGCTGTTTTTGTTGCAGTCGAAAAACGCCAAGAGGAGCCGATTCTGCCACTGGAGATCTTTCATCAGCGGGATGCCGTTATTTCCTACCTGATTTTGGGACTTCAAACAGCCGCCCAGCTTGGA CTCATGTTCTCCGTCCCCCTCTACTTCCAAATCACCTCCcgctcctccgcctcctcagccGGTGCCCACCTGGTCCCAGCCGTAGCAGGAAACGCCATCGGCGGCGTCCTCTCCGGCATCCTCATCAAACGCTCCGGCCGCTACAAggccctcatcatcctcgctgtcaccttctcctccctctcctacctcctcctcatgcTCCGCTGGCATGGCAACACCAACGTCTGGGAATCCCTCTACATCTTTCCCAGCGGCTTCGGAACCGGCATCGCCCAGTCAGCCGTGTTCATCTCCCTTCAAGCCGTCGTCGACCCCGCCCACGCGGCACCTTCGATCTCGTTCATGTATCTCTCTAGCACCATCGCTTTGACAATGGGACTCTCAGTGTCGAATGCGGTTATGAAGGCTGCTCTGAGAAGGACTCTGTTCAATAGGCTTGCCGGACTTGGGTttggggcggtggagatTGCAAAGGTTATTGCTGAGACGGTGTCAGATGTGGATTATGTTGATAgggcgaggggggtggtgcaaAAAGCGGTGGTTGAGAGTTATGTGGAcgggttgtggtggagtCACGCGGTgtcgtttttcttttctgcgtCGGCGTTTGTGTTGGCGTTGTTTATTAAGCAGAGGAGGCTTGAGGGGACGGCATGA